The following proteins are co-located in the Halorussus caseinilyticus genome:
- a CDS encoding ThuA domain-containing protein, with protein sequence MTTVTVWNEYRHEREGGAASEVYPDGIHATIAEFLEDRGFDTRTATLDDPEHGLTEAVLDDTDVLTWWGHEAHGEVQDEIVERVRERVLSGMGLLVLHSGHFSKIFKRLMGTTCDLKWRNEGERERLWTVEPGHPIAEGVGESVEVPETEMYGERFDVPAPETLVFNSWFEGGEVFRSGCCYRRGAGRIFYFRPGHETYPIYHQPEIQKIIANAVSWAEPIESSTPSFGHSPNPPQEG encoded by the coding sequence GTGACCACAGTCACCGTCTGGAACGAGTACCGCCACGAACGAGAGGGCGGTGCGGCCAGCGAAGTCTACCCCGACGGCATCCACGCGACCATCGCCGAGTTCCTCGAAGACCGGGGGTTCGACACCCGGACCGCGACGTTGGACGACCCCGAACACGGCCTGACCGAGGCGGTGCTGGACGACACGGACGTACTGACGTGGTGGGGTCACGAGGCCCACGGCGAGGTCCAAGACGAGATAGTCGAACGCGTCCGCGAGCGAGTCCTGTCCGGGATGGGGTTGCTCGTGTTACACTCCGGGCACTTCTCGAAGATATTCAAGCGCCTGATGGGGACGACCTGCGACCTCAAGTGGCGAAACGAGGGCGAGCGCGAACGTCTCTGGACGGTCGAACCGGGCCACCCCATCGCCGAGGGCGTCGGCGAGTCCGTCGAAGTACCCGAAACGGAGATGTACGGCGAGCGGTTCGACGTTCCGGCACCCGAGACGCTGGTGTTCAACAGTTGGTTCGAGGGCGGCGAAGTGTTCCGAAGCGGGTGTTGCTACCGACGCGGCGCGGGTCGAATCTTCTACTTCCGGCCGGGCCACGAGACCTACCCCATCTATCACCAACCGGAGATTCAAAAAATCATCGCTAACGCGGTCTCGTGGGCAGAACCTATAGAGTCTTCTACACCTTCGTTCGGTCACTCCCCGAACCCTCCGCAAGAGGGATGA
- a CDS encoding MBL fold metallo-hydrolase: MKRIQLGNTVFEGQNDVYLFEGDSGPTTLVDTGVATPDGREQLREGLAEYGLSFGDVDVILLTHWHHDHTGLAGEIQEESNATVYVHEDDAPLVSGDEAAWDAAEDLRDELWDEWGMPADARAELEEFLELHDRIQGRSPNVETFGDGATFDLGSVELRAVHLPGHAAGLAGFAFDGARVGDDASEGDRELLSGDALLPKYTPNVGGADPRVEDPLGTYLDSLARIIDADYARAWPGHRDPIADPAARARDIAVHHRERTERVLSVLRDRGEADAWTVSADLFGDLSEIHIMHGPGEAWAHLDHLEREGVVERTDEGYALLDEDPDLDAIFDYGGQSDEKPPEAATED; this comes from the coding sequence GTGAAACGGATTCAACTCGGAAACACCGTCTTCGAAGGGCAAAACGACGTGTACCTGTTCGAGGGCGACTCGGGACCGACGACGCTGGTGGACACCGGGGTCGCCACGCCCGACGGCCGCGAGCAGTTGCGTGAGGGACTCGCGGAGTACGGTCTCTCGTTCGGCGACGTGGATGTGATTCTGCTCACGCACTGGCACCACGACCACACCGGACTCGCGGGCGAGATTCAGGAAGAGAGCAACGCGACGGTGTACGTCCACGAGGACGACGCACCGCTGGTCTCGGGCGACGAGGCGGCGTGGGACGCCGCCGAGGACCTCCGGGACGAACTCTGGGACGAGTGGGGAATGCCCGCCGACGCGCGCGCCGAACTCGAGGAGTTCCTCGAACTCCACGACCGGATTCAGGGCCGGTCGCCGAACGTCGAGACGTTCGGCGACGGCGCGACGTTCGACCTCGGGAGCGTCGAACTCCGAGCGGTCCACCTGCCGGGCCACGCCGCCGGACTCGCGGGATTCGCGTTCGACGGCGCGCGAGTCGGCGACGACGCCAGTGAGGGCGACCGAGAACTCCTCTCGGGCGACGCGCTCCTGCCGAAGTACACCCCGAACGTCGGCGGCGCGGACCCCCGCGTCGAGGACCCGCTCGGCACCTACCTCGACTCGCTCGCCCGAATCATCGACGCCGACTACGCCCGCGCGTGGCCGGGACACCGCGACCCAATCGCCGACCCCGCGGCGCGAGCGCGCGACATCGCCGTCCATCACCGCGAGCGAACCGAGCGCGTGCTGTCGGTCCTCCGGGACCGCGGTGAGGCCGACGCGTGGACGGTCAGCGCCGACCTCTTCGGCGACCTGTCGGAGATACACATCATGCACGGACCGGGCGAGGCGTGGGCGCACTTGGACCACCTCGAACGGGAGGGCGTCGTCGAGCGGACCGACGAGGGGTACGCGCTTCTGGACGAGGACCCCGACCTCGACGCGATATTCGACTACGGCGGCCAGAGCGACGAGAAACCGCCAGAAGCGGCCACGGAGGACTGA
- a CDS encoding GerW family sporulation protein has protein sequence MSVTQIESIVERLQRSANVRSVYGDPIERGDKTVVPVARVAFGFGGGFGQSHDVAQTGGDSEGGGGGGGSVATPVGALEITDERTRFVRFDERKRSLGWVAVGLVAGLLVGRRSNAKD, from the coding sequence ATGAGCGTCACACAAATCGAGTCCATCGTGGAGCGACTCCAGCGGAGCGCGAACGTCCGGTCGGTGTACGGCGACCCGATAGAGCGCGGCGACAAGACGGTGGTTCCGGTCGCGCGGGTCGCCTTTGGCTTCGGCGGTGGGTTCGGCCAGAGCCACGACGTAGCGCAGACCGGCGGCGACAGCGAGGGCGGCGGCGGTGGCGGCGGGTCCGTCGCCACGCCCGTCGGTGCGCTCGAAATCACCGACGAGCGAACGCGATTCGTCCGGTTCGACGAGCGAAAGCGGTCGCTCGGATGGGTGGCGGTCGGTCTCGTCGCGGGGTTGCTAGTCGGGCGACGGTCGAACGCGAAAGACTGA
- a CDS encoding Acg family FMN-binding oxidoreductase: MGDSTRTNESERRERETERDRKGGSRAESQPGKTGLDALGIDALGKFSLRRRWVGSERPWRVSAAAFPEEGTPVEQAQFLVRYAVLAPSSHNTQPWLFNVSGDEIRLFADTDRWLTVADPDKRELYLSLGAALENLLVAAEHFGLGHDVRYLPGSDSNHAATVRLSSGDGDSSRASGSGKSGASASQHRDSRLFEAIPRRRTGRGQYQERTIPREDLGAIRDSCVEDDVTLQFVADPQKLGTVADLTARADRRQFADPAYRRELGRWIGRGAFGDSWPGAKMGKLLVTYLNVGRRQARKDAASIRNAPLVAVVRTKSDGRGAQIRAGQVFERASLLATVLGVQTHPMSAALEVPSIRRELTDLLGRPEWSSQHLFRLGYAEGVSGPSPRRRAEAVLVE, encoded by the coding sequence ATGGGGGATTCGACGCGGACGAACGAGAGCGAACGGAGGGAAAGAGAGACCGAGCGAGACCGGAAAGGCGGGAGTCGGGCAGAGAGCCAACCCGGCAAAACCGGTCTCGACGCGCTCGGAATCGACGCGCTCGGGAAGTTCTCGCTCCGTCGGCGGTGGGTCGGGAGCGAGCGACCGTGGCGGGTCTCGGCCGCGGCGTTTCCCGAGGAAGGGACGCCGGTCGAACAGGCCCAGTTTCTGGTCCGGTACGCGGTGTTGGCCCCGTCGAGTCACAACACGCAACCGTGGCTGTTCAACGTCTCGGGCGACGAGATTCGACTGTTCGCGGACACCGACCGATGGCTCACGGTCGCCGACCCCGACAAGCGGGAACTCTACCTGAGTCTCGGGGCGGCGTTGGAGAACCTGCTCGTCGCGGCCGAACACTTCGGGTTGGGCCACGACGTGCGCTACCTGCCGGGGAGCGACAGCAATCACGCCGCGACGGTGCGACTATCGTCGGGAGACGGGGATTCGAGTCGGGCGTCGGGAAGCGGGAAATCGGGTGCGAGCGCGAGCCAACACCGCGATTCGCGGCTGTTCGAGGCGATTCCGCGACGGCGGACCGGCCGCGGACAGTATCAGGAGCGGACGATTCCGCGCGAGGACCTCGGGGCGATTCGGGACAGTTGTGTCGAGGACGACGTGACTCTCCAGTTCGTCGCCGACCCCCAGAAACTCGGGACCGTCGCCGACCTGACCGCCCGCGCGGACCGCCGCCAGTTCGCCGACCCCGCCTATCGCCGGGAACTCGGCCGGTGGATTGGCCGGGGCGCGTTCGGCGACTCGTGGCCCGGAGCGAAGATGGGGAAACTCCTCGTGACGTACCTGAACGTCGGCCGACGGCAGGCGCGCAAGGACGCCGCGTCGATTCGGAACGCGCCGCTGGTCGCAGTGGTCCGGACGAAATCCGACGGCAGGGGAGCGCAAATTCGCGCCGGACAGGTGTTCGAGCGGGCGAGTCTGCTGGCGACGGTTCTGGGCGTACAGACGCATCCGATGAGCGCCGCGCTGGAGGTGCCGAGCATCCGCCGGGAGTTGACCGACCTGCTCGGACGCCCCGAGTGGTCGTCTCAGCACCTCTTTCGACTGGGGTACGCCGAAGGAGTGTCCGGACCGTCGCCGCGTCGTCGCGCGGAGGCGGTGCTGGTCGAGTGA
- a CDS encoding HD domain-containing protein, with protein MSDETPDYEAQVRDAFPEIGDIEDEQLREQVVAAWTLGLERGGWKDVFDIPYAWNIHEVTNVEHVRGVTRIAVKSAEEQRDFHGADPDFDVIRAACLLHDVGKCYEYVDHVDDEKLLDPDPRYATEEVPHSISGYALAHEVGCPLAVQRAIPHFLGEVPKRTLEAELVKSANSASSNAITQSAMGITLKEWVDEYSQTTD; from the coding sequence ATGAGCGACGAGACGCCCGACTACGAGGCGCAGGTTCGAGACGCGTTTCCGGAAATCGGCGACATCGAAGACGAGCAGTTGCGCGAGCAGGTCGTGGCGGCGTGGACGCTCGGTCTCGAACGCGGCGGGTGGAAGGACGTGTTCGACATCCCCTACGCGTGGAACATCCACGAAGTCACGAACGTCGAACACGTCCGGGGAGTCACGCGCATCGCGGTCAAGTCCGCCGAGGAACAGCGAGACTTCCACGGCGCGGACCCCGACTTCGACGTGATTCGGGCCGCGTGCCTGCTCCACGACGTGGGCAAGTGCTACGAGTACGTAGACCACGTGGACGACGAGAAACTGCTCGACCCCGACCCGAGGTACGCCACCGAGGAAGTGCCCCACTCCATCTCGGGGTACGCGCTGGCCCACGAAGTCGGGTGTCCGCTCGCGGTCCAGCGGGCGATTCCCCACTTCCTCGGCGAGGTGCCCAAGCGAACGCTGGAAGCCGAGTTGGTCAAGAGCGCCAACTCCGCGAGTTCAAACGCCATCACCCAGTCGGCGATGGGCATCACCCTGAAAGAGTGGGTGGACGAGTACAGTCAGACGACCGACTGA
- a CDS encoding DsrE family protein, producing MRTTFHLTSGDEDHQKTVLTIAENLSKDETVEMDDIAVVAQAEGIDPLTQGGTHSDTVASLLDAGLSFKACSNTLDTMDLAEGDLVEGVEKVSSGAGELTRLQEDGYAYVRP from the coding sequence ATGCGAACCACATTCCACCTCACGAGCGGCGACGAGGACCACCAGAAGACAGTTCTCACCATCGCGGAGAACCTCTCGAAGGACGAGACCGTCGAGATGGACGACATCGCTGTCGTCGCGCAGGCCGAGGGCATCGACCCCCTCACACAGGGCGGTACACACAGTGATACGGTGGCCTCCCTTCTCGACGCGGGCCTCTCGTTCAAGGCCTGTAGCAACACGCTCGACACGATGGACCTCGCGGAGGGTGACCTCGTGGAGGGCGTAGAGAAGGTCTCGTCGGGCGCTGGCGAGTTGACCCGGTTGCAGGAGGACGGCTACGCCTACGTCCGGCCGTAG
- a CDS encoding cupin domain-containing protein — translation MEKVAIDAVDNERNPMKVHSVRKPVSRALGTDHFAMNYFELEAGESFSGSLHTHHDQEEVFYVETGTATFEVGIDREEVVVDAGELVRFPPGEFQKGYNDGEETVEGWALGAPGATHDWDELQSRAYCPECDEERTQDVGFVGGNFELTCTECGTTQG, via the coding sequence ATGGAGAAAGTCGCCATCGACGCAGTGGACAACGAGCGGAACCCGATGAAGGTACACAGCGTCCGAAAGCCGGTGTCGCGTGCGCTCGGTACGGACCACTTCGCGATGAACTACTTCGAACTCGAAGCGGGAGAGTCGTTCTCCGGCAGTCTACACACCCACCACGACCAAGAAGAGGTGTTCTACGTCGAGACGGGGACCGCCACCTTCGAGGTGGGAATCGACCGCGAGGAGGTCGTCGTGGACGCGGGCGAACTCGTCCGGTTCCCGCCCGGCGAGTTCCAGAAGGGGTACAACGACGGCGAGGAGACCGTCGAAGGGTGGGCGCTCGGCGCGCCCGGCGCGACCCACGACTGGGACGAACTCCAGTCGCGGGCTTACTGCCCCGAGTGCGACGAGGAGAGGACCCAAGACGTGGGATTCGTCGGCGGAAACTTCGAGTTGACCTGCACCGAGTGCGGGACCACGCAGGGGTAG
- a CDS encoding NAD-dependent epimerase/dehydratase family protein: protein MADSETVLVTGGTGFIGSYVAQDLVEAGHDVVAYDLSTDTGILEKLGVADDVEVVRGDITDPTSVVRAVKESGATRIVHLAALLTNLARDNPRGAAEVNVMGTNNVFEAARTLDDQVERVAWASSAAVYAPPANYEDDWVDEEDLVYPDTLYGATKEYNEHQAKVYFEDHDLSHVGLRPTVAYGPYRETGGSAFLANIVEKPAVGESFSVEYGDQVIDWQYVKDIAQAFRKAAFAPEEDLSQRIYNVRGEVATIREAAEAVRSIMPDADIEVSDEGELPWTQKLDMTDAQEDLGYDPEYDLETGFREYIEALRAEEGLDPLE from the coding sequence ATGGCAGACTCAGAGACCGTACTCGTCACTGGCGGAACCGGCTTCATCGGGTCGTACGTCGCACAGGACCTCGTGGAAGCGGGCCACGACGTAGTGGCCTACGACCTCTCGACCGACACCGGGATTCTGGAGAAACTCGGCGTCGCCGACGACGTGGAGGTCGTCCGCGGCGACATCACCGACCCGACCAGCGTCGTCCGGGCGGTCAAGGAGTCGGGCGCGACGCGCATCGTCCACCTCGCCGCGCTCCTGACGAACCTCGCGCGGGACAACCCCCGCGGCGCGGCCGAGGTCAACGTGATGGGCACGAACAACGTCTTCGAGGCGGCCCGGACCCTCGACGACCAAGTGGAGCGCGTGGCGTGGGCGTCCTCCGCGGCCGTCTACGCCCCTCCCGCGAACTACGAGGACGACTGGGTGGACGAGGAGGATTTGGTCTACCCCGACACGCTCTACGGCGCGACCAAGGAGTACAACGAGCATCAGGCGAAGGTCTACTTCGAGGACCACGACCTGAGCCACGTCGGTCTGCGCCCGACCGTCGCCTACGGACCCTACCGCGAGACCGGCGGGTCGGCGTTCCTCGCCAACATCGTGGAAAAGCCCGCGGTCGGCGAGTCGTTCTCGGTCGAGTACGGCGACCAAGTTATCGACTGGCAGTACGTCAAGGACATCGCCCAAGCCTTCCGGAAGGCCGCGTTCGCACCCGAGGAGGACCTGAGCCAGCGCATCTACAACGTCCGGGGAGAAGTCGCAACGATTCGGGAGGCCGCCGAAGCAGTCCGCTCGATTATGCCCGACGCCGACATCGAAGTCAGCGACGAGGGCGAACTCCCGTGGACCCAGAAGCTCGACATGACCGACGCGCAGGAAGACCTTGGCTACGACCCCGAGTACGACCTCGAAACCGGCTTCCGCGAGTACATCGAGGCGCTTCGGGCCGAGGAAGGTCTGGACCCGCTGGAGTAG
- a CDS encoding MFS transporter, with protein sequence MRLPAVPGRDSLPDLSRETLLVVALVGGAEFVNHTYLVLFPPILGVLSNDFGVSLATLGIAMGVQGAANTVFQLPFGYLADNYDRRLALGLSLGLSTASVFLVAFAPTFEVLLVGQALLGIGIAGHHPAHFPLLADATPEHLRARAFSVRGFLGSLGFGFPPVFFAAVLGFRGLTWRGAIALVGAFGALYALFTLFAFQRWVGEDVTAPETGSAGSASASADADDPSSADDAAASSADSSASRLAGVRRELRAVLASPGVLALALLALVASTASWGLTSYAVVLLRQGYGLALDAANLTLSAMFVVGALAVLVGGDLSDRFSPGPLIVGSYAAVVVFVGLLASTAIPALAAVACLLVVGGTRALAGPARSKLADGLSARSDLGRTFAVVTVGTMTGSALAPPLFGALIERSGLRVAFAAIAGISALAVLVTLFVLYRQGTGRSARAGVEAE encoded by the coding sequence GTGCGACTCCCTGCCGTCCCCGGACGCGACTCGCTCCCCGACCTCTCGCGCGAGACCCTGCTCGTCGTCGCCCTCGTCGGCGGCGCGGAGTTCGTCAACCACACGTATCTGGTCCTCTTCCCGCCGATTCTGGGCGTCCTCTCGAATGACTTCGGCGTCTCGCTCGCCACGCTCGGGATTGCGATGGGCGTGCAGGGCGCGGCCAACACCGTCTTCCAACTCCCCTTCGGCTACCTCGCGGACAACTACGACCGCAGGCTTGCGCTCGGTCTCTCGCTCGGCCTGAGTACCGCGAGCGTCTTTCTGGTCGCCTTCGCGCCCACCTTCGAGGTCCTGCTGGTCGGCCAAGCCCTGCTCGGAATCGGCATCGCGGGCCACCACCCCGCGCACTTCCCCCTGCTCGCGGACGCCACGCCCGAACACCTCCGCGCGCGGGCCTTCAGCGTCCGGGGGTTTCTGGGGAGCCTCGGGTTCGGCTTCCCGCCGGTCTTCTTCGCGGCCGTTCTCGGGTTCCGGGGGTTGACGTGGCGCGGCGCGATTGCGCTCGTCGGCGCGTTCGGCGCGCTCTACGCCCTTTTCACCCTGTTCGCCTTCCAGCGATGGGTCGGCGAGGACGTGACCGCGCCCGAAACCGGGTCGGCGGGGTCCGCGTCGGCCTCGGCCGACGCGGACGACCCGAGTTCGGCCGACGACGCCGCGGCGTCGTCGGCCGATTCGTCGGCGTCCCGTCTCGCGGGCGTCCGCCGGGAACTCCGGGCCGTCCTCGCCTCGCCGGGCGTCCTCGCGCTCGCACTGCTCGCGCTCGTCGCCTCGACGGCGAGTTGGGGTCTCACGTCCTACGCGGTGGTCCTGCTCCGGCAGGGGTACGGACTGGCGTTAGACGCCGCGAACCTCACGCTCTCGGCGATGTTCGTCGTGGGCGCGCTCGCCGTGCTGGTCGGCGGGGACCTCTCGGACCGCTTCTCGCCCGGCCCGCTCATCGTCGGAAGTTACGCCGCCGTCGTCGTCTTCGTCGGCCTGCTCGCTTCGACGGCGATTCCGGCGCTCGCCGCCGTCGCGTGCCTGCTCGTGGTCGGGGGCACGCGGGCGCTCGCGGGACCCGCCCGGTCGAAACTCGCAGACGGTCTCTCGGCGCGGTCGGACCTCGGCCGGACGTTCGCCGTCGTCACCGTCGGAACCATGACCGGGAGCGCGCTCGCGCCGCCGCTGTTCGGCGCGCTCATCGAGCGCTCGGGGCTTCGGGTCGCGTTCGCCGCCATCGCCGGAATCTCGGCGCTGGCGGTTCTCGTTACCCTGTTCGTCCTCTACCGGCAGGGGACCGGCCGGAGCGCGCGAGCGGGCGTCGAGGCGGAGTAA
- a CDS encoding cytochrome P450, translating into MSSANPQGLQAFPDELEGRESWLEPFDWYREMREENPVRYDADRGSWDVFRYDDVKRILDDDATFSVNPRLANDFVEPDNPGEGLIFDTMLFQDPPRHDELRGVVDDQFRPRTLREREPHFRELAHDLLDTAVAEGGDEMEVVSDLAYPFPVTVIAELLGVPADERDRFKEWSDTLVAAASDDDASEAFLERQQQAQMEMAQYFVEMIADRRENPRDDLLSRIVTAELSDGSRLSREEALGMCILLLVAGNITTTNLIANAVRCFADAGGDLFDRLRGDERGLTTALEEVLRYRSPVQAMTRIAAEDVELRGETIEEGDRIIVWLGSANRDGRQFDAADEFRPDRSPTQQLGFGHGTHYCLGAPLARLEAEIALTGLLDRTEEIRVADDDLRPTRSSFVYGVESLPIRYDER; encoded by the coding sequence ATGAGTTCCGCCAATCCGCAGGGATTGCAGGCGTTTCCCGACGAGTTAGAGGGCCGCGAGTCGTGGCTCGAACCGTTCGACTGGTACCGGGAGATGCGCGAGGAGAATCCCGTCAGGTACGACGCCGACCGGGGGTCGTGGGACGTGTTCCGCTACGACGACGTGAAACGGATTCTGGACGACGACGCGACGTTCTCGGTGAACCCCCGGCTTGCGAACGACTTCGTGGAACCGGACAACCCCGGCGAGGGTCTCATCTTCGACACGATGCTGTTTCAGGACCCGCCGCGCCACGACGAACTCCGCGGCGTCGTGGACGACCAGTTCCGACCCCGGACGCTCCGCGAGCGCGAACCCCACTTCCGGGAACTCGCCCACGACTTGCTCGACACCGCCGTCGCGGAGGGAGGCGACGAGATGGAAGTCGTCTCCGACCTCGCGTACCCCTTCCCGGTGACGGTCATCGCCGAGTTACTGGGCGTTCCGGCCGACGAACGCGACCGGTTCAAGGAGTGGTCGGACACCCTCGTCGCGGCCGCGAGCGACGACGACGCGAGCGAGGCGTTCCTCGAACGCCAACAGCAGGCCCAGATGGAGATGGCCCAGTACTTCGTGGAGATGATAGCGGACCGCCGGGAGAACCCCCGAGACGACCTGCTGTCCCGAATCGTCACGGCGGAACTGAGCGACGGAAGCCGACTCTCCCGAGAGGAGGCGCTCGGGATGTGCATCCTGTTGCTCGTCGCGGGCAACATCACGACGACGAACCTGATTGCCAACGCGGTCCGGTGTTTCGCCGACGCCGGAGGGGACCTGTTCGACCGACTCCGCGGCGACGAGCGAGGACTCACGACCGCACTGGAGGAAGTCCTGCGCTACCGGTCGCCCGTGCAGGCGATGACCCGCATCGCGGCCGAGGACGTGGAGCTACGCGGCGAAACCATAGAGGAGGGCGACCGAATCATCGTCTGGCTCGGGTCGGCAAACCGTGACGGACGCCAGTTCGACGCCGCCGACGAGTTCCGCCCCGACCGGTCGCCGACACAGCAACTCGGGTTCGGCCACGGCACCCACTACTGTCTGGGCGCACCGCTGGCGCGTCTCGAAGCCGAAATCGCGCTCACGGGGCTTCTCGACCGCACCGAGGAGATTCGAGTCGCGGACGACGACCTTCGACCGACTCGGAGTTCGTTCGTCTACGGCGTCGAGTCGCTCCCGATTCGGTACGACGAGCGGTAG
- a CDS encoding thiamine pyrophosphate-binding protein, with protein sequence MTETNEEVVSQLESLGVEYVFGYPGGRVIELLDELPESDIDVIRPRDEREGSVMAEMYGRLTQTPGVLAGQGPWIGSLGTIGQMEARLSSSPMVVLTEASERGDYSTLAPYQQSRGDYGGLDLPKILDGVTKEHWFPRSPTETLRSVQLAFKHATAGRPGPTAVVFDGDAITEEVPEDPIPPVWDADEQVRNWDAAPTDRDVAAAADAFADAERPVIIAGNGVHAAQAYDELREVAETYNAVVVTSYLGKSTIPETHDLAGGVIGSFGHEGANQVVSEADALLVAGCRMNPMDTNWQAPSFIRPDEQTIIHADIDTRNAGWVYPADVGLIGDAKESLRALADARGTADDAGGDADASDADEGASAPSSASDWGRERAASARESFHAPECESDASPIKPQRAVKEIETVVDDETIVTADSGNNRFWLLNHLQTPAIRTYFGSGGVGGMGWATPAAVSAAITTDKDVVGVAGDGGFTMTMTSVEIAVDQGVAPTFVVLNDTSLGMVRQMQDGEGDIAGVEFHDTDFVKVAEGFGAEGRRATTPDELADALREGKESDVPTVVDARIDREEDMAEKLQSSFYAEVGGLHE encoded by the coding sequence ATGACCGAGACCAACGAGGAAGTCGTCTCGCAACTCGAATCCCTCGGCGTCGAGTACGTCTTCGGCTACCCCGGCGGCCGAGTCATCGAGCTATTGGACGAACTCCCCGAGTCGGACATCGACGTGATTCGCCCGCGCGACGAACGCGAGGGGAGCGTCATGGCCGAGATGTACGGTCGCCTCACGCAGACGCCGGGCGTCCTCGCCGGACAGGGACCGTGGATAGGGAGCCTCGGCACCATCGGCCAGATGGAGGCCCGCCTGTCGTCGTCGCCGATGGTCGTCCTCACCGAGGCCAGCGAGCGCGGCGACTACTCGACGCTCGCGCCCTACCAGCAGTCCCGCGGCGACTACGGCGGTCTCGACCTCCCCAAAATCCTCGACGGCGTGACCAAGGAACACTGGTTCCCGCGCTCGCCGACCGAGACCCTCCGGAGCGTCCAGTTGGCGTTCAAGCACGCCACCGCGGGGCGACCCGGCCCGACCGCGGTCGTCTTCGACGGTGACGCCATCACCGAGGAGGTGCCCGAGGACCCGATTCCGCCGGTGTGGGACGCCGACGAGCAGGTCCGAAACTGGGACGCCGCGCCGACCGACCGCGACGTGGCGGCCGCGGCCGACGCCTTCGCCGACGCCGAGCGACCGGTGATAATCGCCGGGAACGGCGTCCACGCGGCGCAGGCCTACGACGAGTTGCGGGAGGTGGCCGAGACCTACAACGCGGTGGTCGTGACCTCCTACCTCGGGAAATCGACGATTCCGGAGACCCACGACCTCGCGGGCGGCGTCATCGGGTCGTTCGGACACGAGGGCGCGAATCAGGTCGTGAGCGAGGCCGACGCGCTTCTGGTCGCGGGGTGTCGGATGAACCCGATGGACACCAACTGGCAGGCCCCGAGCTTTATCCGGCCCGACGAGCAGACGATTATCCACGCCGACATCGACACCCGGAACGCCGGGTGGGTGTATCCGGCGGACGTGGGTCTCATCGGGGACGCGAAGGAGAGTCTGCGTGCGCTCGCGGACGCCCGCGGAACCGCGGACGACGCGGGCGGAGACGCGGATGCGAGCGACGCGGACGAGGGCGCGTCTGCGCCCTCGTCCGCGAGCGACTGGGGACGCGAGCGCGCGGCGTCCGCGCGCGAGTCGTTCCACGCTCCGGAGTGTGAGAGCGACGCCTCGCCCATCAAACCCCAGCGCGCGGTGAAGGAAATCGAGACCGTCGTGGACGACGAGACCATCGTCACTGCCGACTCGGGAAACAACCGATTCTGGCTTCTGAACCACCTCCAGACGCCAGCCATTCGGACCTACTTCGGGTCGGGCGGCGTCGGCGGCATGGGGTGGGCGACTCCCGCCGCGGTTTCGGCGGCCATCACGACGGACAAGGATGTCGTCGGCGTCGCGGGCGACGGCGGATTCACGATGACGATGACCAGCGTCGAAATCGCGGTCGATCAGGGCGTCGCGCCCACCTTCGTCGTGCTGAACGACACCAGTCTCGGGATGGTCCGCCAGATGCAGGACGGCGAGGGAGACATCGCGGGCGTCGAATTCCACGACACCGACTTCGTGAAGGTCGCCGAGGGCTTCGGTGCCGAGGGTCGCCGGGCGACGACGCCCGACGAGTTGGCCGACGCGCTTCGGGAGGGCAAGGAGTCGGACGTGCCGACGGTCGTAGACGCTCGCATCGACCGCGAGGAGGACATGGCCGAGAAACTCCAGTCGTCGTTCTACGCGGAAGTCGGCGGCCTACACGAGTAA